Proteins encoded together in one Cyanobium sp. WAJ14-Wanaka window:
- a CDS encoding AbrB family transcriptional regulator yields the protein MALTGSDLLSKVKELGDISKSDLVRSCGYVSSKKDGSERLNFTSFYEALLEAKGVSLGDGGGKGKGKGGRSLSYVATVQGNGNLLVGKAYTAMLDLKPGDEFEIKLGRKQIKLIPSGGEEE from the coding sequence ATGGCTCTCACTGGTTCCGATCTCCTCAGCAAGGTAAAAGAACTGGGCGACATCTCAAAGTCGGACCTAGTTCGCAGCTGTGGCTACGTAAGCTCCAAAAAAGATGGCAGCGAACGACTCAACTTCACCTCCTTCTATGAAGCCCTCCTGGAGGCCAAAGGGGTAAGCCTGGGTGATGGCGGTGGCAAAGGCAAAGGCAAGGGTGGCCGGAGCCTTAGTTACGTGGCGACCGTCCAGGGCAACGGCAACCTGCTGGTCGGCAAGGCCTACACCGCCATGCTGGATCTCAAGCCCGGCGACGAGTTTGAAATCAAGCTCGGACGCAAGCAGATCAAACTGATCCCCTCCGGCGGCGAAGAGGAGTGA
- a CDS encoding chlorophyll a/b-binding protein: MADNTSRFGFVGFAETWNGRLAMMGFVIGLATELLTGQGILGQIGLG; encoded by the coding sequence ATGGCTGACAACACTTCCCGCTTTGGCTTCGTCGGTTTCGCTGAGACCTGGAATGGCCGCCTGGCCATGATGGGTTTCGTGATTGGCCTCGCCACCGAACTGCTCACCGGCCAAGGCATCCTGGGCCAAATCGGCC
- a CDS encoding orange carotenoid-binding protein yields the protein MFTLDRASKIFPETLSADVVPAITARFLLLNAEDQLALIWYAYLEMGTTITVAAPGAARMQFAEPVLNQMKAMSFAEQSQVMCDLANRSDSEICRTYSCWSVNIKLGFWYQLGEWMAAGLVAPIPEGYNLSANASAVLNSVKAVEQGQQITLLRNFVVDMGYDPAKGEGQRVAEPIAAPTPEELRKKVFIEGVINPTVNSYMDLLNANDFENLIELFLPDGALQAPFQKPIVGKDAVLRFFREDCQNLSLLPERGYSEPTEGDFTQIKVTGKVQTPWFGAGIGMNVAWRFLLNPEGKIYFVAIDLLASPAELLKFAR from the coding sequence ATGTTTACGCTTGACAGGGCTTCCAAGATTTTCCCCGAGACCCTTTCCGCCGACGTGGTTCCGGCGATTACAGCTCGCTTTCTGCTGCTAAATGCAGAGGACCAGCTCGCCCTGATCTGGTATGCCTACCTAGAGATGGGAACCACCATCACCGTGGCCGCCCCAGGCGCTGCCCGCATGCAGTTTGCGGAGCCCGTGCTCAACCAGATGAAGGCAATGTCGTTTGCCGAACAGAGCCAGGTGATGTGTGACCTGGCCAACCGCAGCGACAGCGAAATTTGCCGCACATACTCCTGCTGGTCAGTAAATATCAAGCTGGGCTTCTGGTATCAGCTGGGTGAATGGATGGCCGCTGGCCTGGTGGCTCCGATTCCCGAGGGTTACAACCTCTCAGCAAACGCTTCCGCAGTGCTCAATTCTGTCAAGGCCGTGGAGCAGGGCCAACAGATCACCCTGCTGCGCAATTTTGTTGTGGACATGGGTTACGACCCCGCCAAGGGCGAGGGGCAACGGGTGGCTGAGCCCATTGCTGCCCCCACCCCTGAGGAACTGCGCAAGAAGGTGTTCATCGAAGGCGTTATCAACCCCACGGTGAACAGCTACATGGATCTGTTGAACGCCAACGACTTCGAGAATCTGATCGAGCTCTTCCTGCCCGACGGAGCCCTCCAAGCCCCCTTCCAAAAGCCGATTGTTGGTAAGGATGCTGTTTTGCGCTTCTTCCGTGAGGATTGCCAGAACCTGAGCCTGTTGCCCGAGCGGGGCTATTCCGAGCCGACCGAGGGTGATTTCACCCAGATCAAGGTGACCGGCAAGGTGCAAACCCCCTGGTTTGGAGCCGGCATCGGCATGAATGTGGCCTGGCGTTTTCTGCTGAACCCCGAGGGCAAGATTTACTTCGTTGCTATCGACCTACTGGCTTCCCCAGCCGAGCTACTCAAGTTCGCCCGTTGA